The sequence AAGATATCCTGCTTTGGCTGAATTTAACCTTCCTTCCATGTGCATGCAAACAGTAGCtgcttttgaaaattaaaacaccACTACCTAACAAACCAAAATAAAGGCAACAACAGCCACTCACTGGAATAAGGTCTTCATTGCCTTCAGGCTGTCTcatacagacacacgcacaaacagcgaatacatacacacacacatttgcaaagGCCAGATATGCAGTTTGCACCTCAAAGCCAGGAAATCAAAAGCCGTTTGTATTCACGGGCGCTGTGTGGAGGAAGAGGGTTGGTTGCTTTCCTGTGCCCGCAACACTGCACCGCCGCCGGGTCCTGGCGACAGCTTCACACCCCTGTCTGCTTCAATGGGTCTGTGGCATTGTGACGGACACAAAGGAAGTCTTAGGATAAGCCAGGAGGAAAAGGTGCCACTCTTTATTCCTGACTCGTCCCCTCATTTCCTCCTAGCTGTGCTAAAAGAGAAAGTCAAGAGCAGTGATGAAAACAAGGGGGAGCAGCGAGAACAGAGCTCTGCACGAATGTCTCCAAAACAAGTGGCGTTTGTTCTCTCACACCTCTGCGAACATTTAAGCGAGGGTGCATGCAGCTGGTACAAACATGGTGAAATTATACAAGTGCTTATAAATTGTCGACTGTAAATACAAAGATGTACTGACACAGATATGTGTGGCCCCGTATCTCCTGTATAACTAATTTACTTCCTTCCTTGACACTTATAAATGACCACATTACAGATTTACAAAGGAAGTACAGACAGCAAACATTTACACAGACCAGGGTAAAATATATACCGATAATTTCTCCAGAATGTTTACAACAGATACACAACAGAAGTGATTATCTGCCAAAACTCGGACACAGTGCACCAGTTACTTTGAGGTATCTCATACAAAAAAATCTTCAATATGCGGATTGAGTCACGAAGCAGGTTATAAAGTATGTGCGTTTATGCGTTTAGATCATTTAAAAGCTGATAGTCTTTATTTTGTAATATACACTCGAGTACTCAGAACCTGTTCTGGTGATTCAGTCTGATGATACTGATAATGGATTTTGATAGTAGGCTCATGTATGAAGATCTGCACTAAAGATAGCGacagttaaaaacacaaaactaatCTGGAACATCACAATATTCTGCATAGTCCACCTAAGAGAAACAAAGATATTATTTTTAGTATCATATACACAAAATACTGTCATTATTTTAGTAGGTAAAAGGAGTGAAAGCTTGCGGTAACAGAGCCGTTGGAGACCTTCACCTCGGAGCTGTCAGAATGAAAAAGTAGTTGACCACATTTCACACCCCTTCAGTAATGGATGTagaaagaaaggaggagggATAGATAGCCCTCTAAAGGGAGAGGTCCCAATTTTAGTGCATTACAATGTCTGTATGGCACATCCATGCAGCAATCTCAGGTTCAGTGCATTTAGTTTTTTcctctaaaggaaaaaaaacatcatcccATGTCCACTTCCTTAGGCACAAGCTCTTAGGTGTTCAATAGCTATTGATTATTAAACATCAGCTTGTGAATAGAAAATGTGCTTCTAAGTCCTATTTTTactgaacaaataaatgaacaggTTTTTAGTGCCTGTAGGAAAACCTATTTCCCCGAGCCTGGTTCATCACAATGATTACTAATGATAAGAAAGAAGAGTGATTGCTCTACCATTTAAAGTACAATACAAGTACAGGACGATACAGTACAGTAGCTTATCAATATCAACAGGCTGCAAGCAAGCGATATTTATCACAGGGTTAAAATGACTATTTATCCTAGTTTTATAAACTGTTGTCCAATGAATTCTACATACAGTGTTCAGGCCACACACACTGCATTTATTTCTGCCAAGtccaaaatgttttctaaagcTAAAAGAGATCCACAACCTGGTACACACAGGTATCTCGTTACAGCCTCCGGCCCCCATTCTCCACATACTCAGTTAGGCTGTTAAGCGCTGCTTCATCACTCTTTGATTGAAGGACATTCTCTCCTTTCCTCGAAGTCTTTTTAGTGGCCCGTGACAGCTTCCTCCTGAAGGTGTCTCCAGCCAGGAAGTACAGAATAGGATCCACACAGCTATTGAGGCTGGCCAGACCCCGCGTCACCTGATAGGTGGCATAGACGCGGTTATTAAACTCACACATGTCAGGGGTTTGGAAGTACAGCCTGGCCCTCATGTTGAGGTTCTTCATCACATGGAAAGGCAGGTAGGAGACGGCAAAGACTGCAAGCACTATGATAACTAGGTGAATGGATTTCTGCCGCAGAGGCGCATTGTTCATCTCATTGCAGATTAATGCTTTGACAATCATGCCATAGCAGcaaaaaatgacaataaatggGATGCAGAACCCAAACACCGTCAAAGTCATACTGTAGATGAAATACCCCGGCAACTcgtccactgtggtggtgtcgTAACAAGTGGTTGCGTTACGCTTTAAGCCAGTCCGGGAATAGTAAAGGATGGGGGACATGCTGATAACAACCAAAACCCACACCAGTGCACTGGTAATAactgcatttttcttcttcagtcgaCCCAGAGACTTGAGCGGGTGCACCACCCCAGTGTACCTGTGAACACTGATGCAGGTCAGAAACAGAATACTCCCATAAAGATTCACATGGAATATAAAGCGCTGCAGTCGGCACAGAACGTCCCCGAATATCCAGTCTGTTTTGTTGAAGTAGTAGAAGATGAGGAAAGGCAGTGAGAGGACGTAGCAAAAGTCAGCTAATGCCAGGTTGAACATGTAGACAGAGATGCTGCTCCAGGGTCTCATATGGCAAACAAACATCCAAATGGCCAAGCTGTTGCCCACCAGTCCAGTAATGAAAACTAGGATGTAAACAGTGGGCAGGTAATAGAACTGGAAACCTGTCTTGGTGAGGGAACATCCTCTTGTGTGGTTATGAAGCTCTGTCACATTCATTAGAGAGGTCAAGTTCAAGTCTGTGGTCATGGTGTCAGGGGCAGTGGAACGTCCTTTCACTGCATGAAAGCAAAAGACACATGAGTAAATATTTAGTATCAGTTGAACTAATCTGTTTTTCACACGCTATAGGCTGGCTGCTTTGTTTAAAGATGACCTACGCCTGAATTCAAAAAGCAGTTGTGCGCACACTTGGCATTCAATCGCTTAATTTAGCAGAATTCCTACAGTCCGACAACCACTTGTGACTGAACACACACGGAGCGAGCGGGGGAGTGACAGGCACATTACGGCACTCACCGTTGAGGCTGAGTTGTATTCCACATTCCTGAAGCCTTCACAGTTGGACAGATTTCAGTCAACACGCTGACGGGGCGTCACGAGCTGTCAGGTATTCCTTCCGTCTCCTTCCAGTAATGGAAATTGATTAAAAGTTGCGATTTCCTTCGGGCTGGCGCTGATACACTTTAAGGGAGTGGAAAATCTGCTGTCTGTTCGTCACGCGGGACGACGATTTCCCACAACAGCGGCAGTGGGACGCAACTGAGACAGCTGCAGGCTCTGGCATGAAGAGCAGAAAACAGGATCCGTAAAGAGAAAGGAGGCTCTTTACGCGCGAGAGGGGAGGTgcgcacacacaaaaccacCGCACGGTTCCCAAACGCATTTTCTGCTGCTCCCGCCTCCTCCTTAATCAGAAAGGCGTGCGACAATTCATTCTAAAGAAACATGCCTATAAATAATCGCCTTTGTTCACCTTTGTTAACAATTGATTGTTATGCTAGTTAAACTCACTTGCTTACAGTTGGAGTCCGTTTCAGTTGACGTCCCTGCTGTTAAAATATAACCTACGCAGATCTTAGATTTTATTTAGCTGTAGATTCGTCTAAGTCTAGACTCACAAAGCAAAAAGTTCCCTAAATAACAACACTGTTTTTCAATTTGACATCTAGTGGGAAATGTTAACTATAAGAAGATAAATCAAGGTGATTATCTATTCAAAATATTCCGAAAGTTATTATTGCTCGGCGGTAAtcgaagaaaaacaaatactatTTAAGTGGGAAGTGGGCAGATTCCTCATTTACTATAGTGATTTGTCATATTTATGGGTTTGTCTTTGCAGCTCTTATTTTGCACGTTCCTGCACCATTACTGTCAAAGCTTAGACAAAATAAAGGCACTAAAAAATCTAATGTGTTTCGTATACATGGAGATCGATGATCAGTTCGTGTCTCCTGAAAAGCTGAGACAGACAGCTGGATGTGTGCAACATTGCCAAGGACAAACCAGACACTGGCAGAGACATGGAGAGGCTGGTGGAGAATAGTGAAGGCTGTGCAATGACGGAGCCAAAGGTTAAGTTAATTTAGCTGCGATGCCAAACATCTTAAAAATGGTGGAAAATGCAGCGAGCCAAGATTCAAACAATAATCTAATGGATGGTATTAATAAGACAGACAATAAATGGCCACCATTAACTTGGACGAAGATCTATCAGTGGATAAAAGATAAGGTaaagttccccccccccccccccaaaaaaaccccccaaataaataaagaaataaattaataaaataaataataataataatacattaatACACAATTACATATATTGAActtaacaaaaatgcaaaaatggacaaaaacaaatgGCAAAACTCCATCAAGGCAGCTCACTCCATGGGCAGTATTTACTTTCAGTATTgcattttgtatatattcattttgtttactttgttgtttttaaaaatactttaataaGTTTGTAGTTCTGTGAAATTACAGATTACCTTAACAGGAATAGGTAATGGAGGCTTGACAAGACtttctttaaagatattttGGGGTCAGgtttaaaaaaggcaaatgTGAATTGTAAAAGTGAGATCAGAGGTCAAAAGGaacattacattttaataaaatctaTAATATGGATAAATAtatagagagagggaggggctcagagtagagccgctgctgctccacatcgaaaggagccagctgaggtggttcgggcatctgacaaggatgcctcctggacgcctcctgggtgaggtgttccgggcatctcccactgggaggaggccccggggcagacccaggacacgctggagagattatatctctcggctggcctgggaacgccttggtgttcccccggataagctggaggaggtggctggggagagggaggtctgggcttctctgcttaggctgctgcccccgcgacccggccccggataaagtggatgaagatggatggatgtacagggagtgcagaattattaggcaaatgagtattttgtccacatcatcctcttcatgcatgttgtcttactccaagctgtataggctcgaaagcctactaccaattaactcattcactgcaattgacgtctatagccgtcaattgcagtgaatgagtcaatgggtttaactcattcactgccaatggctggcagtgaatgagttaagcatattaggtgatgtgcatctctgtaatgagaaggggtgtggtctaatgacatcaacaccctatatcaggtgtgcataattattaggcaacgtcctttcctttggcaaaatgggtcaaaagaaggacttgacaggctcagaaaagtcaaaaatagtgagatatcttgcagagggatgcagcagtctcaaaattgcaaagcttctgaagcgtgatcatcgaacaatcaagcgtttcatttaaaatagtcaacagggtcgcaagaagcgtgtggaaaaaccaaggcgcaaaataagtgcccatgaactgagaaaagtcaagcgtgcagctgccaagatgccacttgccaccagtttggccatatttcagagctgcaacatcactggagtgcccaaaagcacaaggtgtgcaatactcagagacatggccaaggtaagaaaggctgaaagacgaccaccactgaacaagacacacaagctgaaacgtcaagactgggacaagaaatatctcaagactggtttttctaaggttttatgaagaacataaaacaatatgaaacatACACTCCCACCTCATAATTATAGGAGTATCAGTGggtgtacaaaaagaaaaaagaaagggtcCAATCTAATAATACGAGTAGCAAACCCTGGAGTACAAGATAACAGTTCCTGAGTGTACAAGAGATATGTGGAGAGTTTCAAAGCCCACAcccccacacagacacagaaaaaacaaaacacacaaaccaagaaaaaccaaaacaaaaaaaaaacacaaataaaacacaaacataatgaGTGGTCAGCTTAGTTGTAGAGATAAGTCAATTCtgtaagagaaaagaaatatgtATAAAGTAGGTAAGTAAGCCATCATAAGGCGCAGGCACAATAGAGTCCATATACTTAAACTTAAACATCTTACTTAaacataagataaaataaaatctaataaaGTCTAAGCTGGCTAATTGGGAGCGTTGCGAGACCGCAAAGTCTGAACATGGTCAAACAAGGGTTGCCAGGTCTTAAAAAATTTGGCCATAGACCCACGCAGGGTGAATTTAATCTTTTCGAGTTTGCTAAAATGCAAAGCGTCTCTGATCCAGATTTCCCAGGATGGGGGAGAAGGGGACTTCCAACATAACAATATTCTGCGTCTTGCCAATAAGGTGAGAAATGCTACCAGATCCGCTTGGGGCGTCGGCAAGGCAACTGTATCAGGAAgaaccccaaacaaaacagttaAGGGCACAGGTTGGAGGGTTAGCTGGATGGTCTTTGATAAAGTCAGAAAAATATTAATCCAGTATTGTTTGAGGGATGGACATGACCAAAACATATGTATTAGAGAGGCAGGTGTTTGATGACAACGGTCGCAATCAGGGCTAAGGTTGGGGTATATTTGAGCTAGTCTGGCTTTAGTCCATTGTACACGGTGCAAAATCTTACATTGAATCAGCCCGTGTTTGGCACATAATGAGGAACCATGGACCCGGTAAAGAATTTTATCCCAAGAGTCATCCTGAAGCACACACCCCAAATCTTGCTCCCATGCCATTTTAATAGCCGAGATTGAGGAGTTGCCAAAGGAACATATTCTCCCATACAAACAAGAGATCAGGCCCTGTGATGacgggggggtgggggggggggggggggggcgataGAAGGTTATCAAAGTCATGATAAGGAGGTCTAGATGGGAACTGAGAGGATTTCTCCTTAACAAAACTCCAGATTTGTAAGTAGCGAAAAAAGTGACTTTTTGGAAGGCCAAATTTCAATGAGAGCTGTTCAAAGGAGGCAAATGTATTCTGAATGTACAGATCAGAAAAAGACCTGATACCCAAGGAGGCCcacaaataaaaagcaccatcaacTAGCGAAGGCTGAAAAGAGGGATTTTTCAAAATGGGTgactgaagggaaaaaaaggtcaaCTTAAAATAACGACGAAATTGATACCATATTTTCAAGGTAACTTTGACAATAGAGTTATTATAAGAACCTGCACTCGGAGGCTGCTTTTGGGCATAAATCAGGGCTGGTAAAGAGGATGAGGCACAAGAAGAAGTCTCCAAACTCAGCCAGGCCGGGGCATTATTCATGCCTTCCCCCTGTAGCCAGTACCTGAGAATACGAATATTACATGCCCAATAATAGAACATAAGGTTTAGTAAAGCCATCCCCCCCATCTTTTTCGGTCTTTGAAGATATATCTTGCGTATTctaggggtttttttgttccaaATGAACCCAGACAGAATCTTgtctaatttaacaaaaaaggaaattgggATAAATACAGGgacacactgaaaaagaaaagaaaatctggggaggatattcattttaattgtatttatgcGCCTGCTACAGACAGATGGAGTAGAGACCATCTGTCCAAATCCTGCCTAACTTTCTCCACAAGTGGGTCGAAATTAAGCTTGATAAGAGCATGAAATTGACTTGTAATTTTAACCCCTAAATATGTGAAGTTGTCCGATACAACTCGAAAAGGCAGTGCTGTGCACTGATATTTCTGTGCAGCAGCATTCAGGGGGAACAGTTCACTCTTAGCGAGATTCAGCTTATAGCCAGAAATAAGGCTAAACTGTTCAAGTATTGAGAGCACCAAAGGAAATGAGGATGCTGGTTCTGAGATATAAAGAAGCAAATCATCTGCGTATAAGGAGACCCTTTGTTCTATACCATTTCTAGTAACCCCGGTGATACCTGGGTTTGATCTCAGCGATATGGCCAGGGGCTCAATTGCAATTGCAAAGAGCAACGGCAACAGCCCTGCCTAGTCCCCctaaacagaggaaaaaagtcAGAACATGTGCCATTTGTTTTGACAGCAGCAAGCGGGGAAGTATAAAGAAGTTTCAACCAGGAGATGATTATTTTACCAAAGCCGAATTTatccaaaacataaaaaaggtaTCCCCACTCAACCCTGTCAAAAGTCTTCTCAGCATCTAAACTGATCCCAAACTCAGGGCTGTTGGAGTCTGAGGGATTGTAAAGAACATTAAACAAACGTCTAAGGTTAGAGAAGGCATATCTCCCTTTAATAAAGCCTGTTTGATCCGGGTTAATTACAGATGGCAAGACTGCTTCCACACGCATCGCTAAAAGTTTAGCAAGGATTTTATAGTCCACATTTAACAAAGAAATGGGACGGTATGAGCCACATTGTAATGGATCCTTATCCTTTTTTAAGATCAAGGATATAGATGCCTGCAGTAGAGAGGGTGGGAGGGATCCAACTTCCAGTGAATGCTTATACATATTTATCATGAGCGGGGCCAGTTTAGGCATAAATTTACGATAGAACTCAACAGGAAACCCGTCCTGTCCGGGACACTTAGAACACTGCAATTTGCTGGTAGCTTGCAGGATCTCTTCTACAGTTACTGGTCCCTCCAGCTGAaggctgtgtgtctgatcaatTGATGGGAGCTTAAGATGATTGAAAAATGAGTCCAAAGCCTCAGTGCTAAATGCACACTCAGACGCATAGAGAGATGAATAAAAGTCTCGAAATTGGTCATTAATTATTTTAGGATCCGTAGAAACACCGCTTGATGTCTGAATCCGAGGAATGGaatgtgcagctgctgcactACGAAGCTGATGGGAGAGCAGTTTACTGGCCTTATCCCCATACTCATACTGGGAGTACTGACACTTCAACAACATCTCTTCAGCCCGAGCAGAGGACAGGTGATCAAACTCAGTCTGCAAAGACAGCCTGTCATTATAGACCTCTGGTGCCGGGCAGACAGCATACAACTCATCTAATTGCGATATGCGTATTATGAGCTCGGACAACTTTGCTTTCCTTTGATTTGCCTCAAAACCAGCATAAGATATAATATGTCCCCTGATAAAAGCCTTAAACGTTTCCCACAAAATGGAGGGTGATATTCCGGGTGTAATGTTTGTCTCTATAAATAAGTCTATCTTGGAATTCACAAATGTGGTGAACTTATCGTCTGACAGCAAGCGTGTATTCAAACGCCATGGAGCTGGTGGAGAACTTTGGCCCACTGGCAAATCTAGAGTCAACGGAGCATGATCTGAAATGACAATAGCACTATGAGAGCAAGAGCGAATCTGTGAAGTAAGTCGACTGTCCAGTAGAAAGTAATCAATACGAGTGTATGTATGATGAACAGGGGAGAAAAAGGTGTACTCTCTACGTGTGGGGTTGAGAAAACGCCAGGTATCAATAACAGAAAATTCTTTAAGGAACATattaataattttggaagagttggATTGCCTACCAGGCTTATTTGAGGATCGATCCAGCGGCCCGAGCCAACAATTAAAATCGCCACCAAGAACCAAATAGTGGGAAGACAAGTCAGGAATTTTAGTGAAAAAAGTACTAAAAAAATTTGGATCGTTCCAATTGGGAGCATAGACATTGGCAAAAATGAATTTAGTGTTCAAAATACTACCACTCACAATAATGAATCTACCATTCTGGTCCGCTATAACATTAGAAGAAACAAATGGCACTGATTTCTGTATTAAAATAGCAACACCACGAACTTTGGATTTAAATGTAGAGAGTTGGCCCACCCACCCCTTACGAAGTCTAAAATGATCTGAAATTTTTAGGTATGTTTCTTGTAAAAACACAACCTGGGCGCCCAAAAATTGCAAATGATGGAGGACCTTGCTCCTTTTAATAGGTTGGTTCAGACCTTTACAATTCCAGCTACAGAACTTAAATGAGTGACCTGCTTGttgattattaatatttaattgcGATACCATGTTAGAACATAGGTTGAAAAAAACCAAAGCTGACcgatgaaaaacacagaaaaaacaaagtcagtgTACAGAACAgtacaacataaaaaacaaagagcaccCAAACTTCCCCCTAAATGCTGAAGCATCTTCCCTAACAAGCTGCGCGCACCCCCACCAAACACACCCCTGAGCACTTTCTCCCAACCATTCGAAGTCCCAGTTGAGTTTGAGCTCCTTGCATTACAAGGCAGAGACAAATCAAGGATTGTATGAAAATGTATTAGAACAAGACACATCCTATAAATCAAGCTCACCTCTAATGAACATAgatatgttattttaaaaattttttcaCAGAAATTAACCAAGATGGACATATTAGCCCATGGGCTAAGACACTTATGTGCCCTGAGAGGCAGGGCCCCCCAGGATCTTATTGGCAAAGTCCGTGGCAGATGCAGGATCAGTAAACTTACGTACAACTCCATCTGGAAGTGTCACCCTCAGATAGAACAGGCCGAACTTGATCCCAGGACAAGAGTGCAGAAGGCGCTTGACACCAGTAAACTGTGAACGTTTTTTAGCCACTGCAGGTGTGAAGTCTGGAAAGATGGAGATCCTTCTGCCCTGGTAAAGTAGAGGAGAGTTTGCCCCTGCAAGACGTAGCAGCTGTTCCTTGACATGGAAGTAGTGGACTCTAATGAGGAGTGGGCGAGGAGGCGCTCCCTCTCTGGGCTTTGGTCCAAGGGACCTGTGAACCCGATCTAACAAAGGTGCTTCATTCAGTTTCAGAAGATCTTGCAGGAGATGGGAAATAAACTCCCTAGGGTTAGAAGTCTCCAAACCCTCGGGGATGCCAATAAGGCAAATATTATTACGCCTTGATCTTCCTTCTAGAGCCTCACATTTATCTTGCAGTTGTCTGACCTCCTCCGTTAGGACACTTACAGCAGATTGAAGAGAAGTCAGGTCGTCACTGCAGGTTGTAGCTGAAAGCTCCAAATCTTTAATGGTAGTCCCTTGTGCATTAACGGTGGCCTGTAGGGTGGTTATAGCAGCTTTAAACTCAGCCTTCACAGATGATATTTCTGACCACAGTGTATGGGTAACCGTATCAATCTTGCATTCAAGCTTGTCGCAGAtgtcccgtttcagaacctccaATGCTCTGGTAAATGTGACTTCGCCGAGCGGTGC comes from Astatotilapia calliptera chromosome 14, fAstCal1.2, whole genome shotgun sequence and encodes:
- the p2ry1 gene encoding P2Y purinoceptor 1, yielding MTTDLNLTSLMNVTELHNHTRGCSLTKTGFQFYYLPTVYILVFITGLVGNSLAIWMFVCHMRPWSSISVYMFNLALADFCYVLSLPFLIFYYFNKTDWIFGDVLCRLQRFIFHVNLYGSILFLTCISVHRYTGVVHPLKSLGRLKKKNAVITSALVWVLVVISMSPILYYSRTGLKRNATTCYDTTTVDELPGYFIYSMTLTVFGFCIPFIVIFCCYGMIVKALICNEMNNAPLRQKSIHLVIIVLAVFAVSYLPFHVMKNLNMRARLYFQTPDMCEFNNRVYATYQVTRGLASLNSCVDPILYFLAGDTFRRKLSRATKKTSRKGENVLQSKSDEAALNSLTEYVENGGRRL